Genomic DNA from Cucumis melo cultivar AY chromosome 10, USDA_Cmelo_AY_1.0, whole genome shotgun sequence:
AGTAATTTAAAACGGTTATAAATATTCTTCAACTATTTAATTATTCAAAGTCAATTTAAGTGAGCAAACACAGTTTTTTTGAATGATTTTGAATATTTCAAAGGTGATTTTAGTCCTAATTTCAAATTCTTCCAATGTTTCTTTATCCCTTTTTAGAGGATCTAGCATAGCTCAATAGTAAGTTGCCAAACAATTCTTACTTTCctatagttgcaaatataggaATGTACAAACTTTTAGCAAATAAAACATAAATgtacaatatttataaatataataaaatttagatCAAGCTGTTGAagtttatcagtgataaacgTCGCTCATAATAGCGTCTAATATGAGTCAATCAACGATAAAGTTATCACCCAATCACCCATAGATTTTGCaatatttaaatttcttttaaatgaCACACTTAGAAGGGTTTGGGTTATAATATTTTGTAGTTTACAATAGTCTATACTTGAGATGTAAATTATACAATGTGACAAAGGGGAGAGTGCAATGATGAGTGAGAAATAGCTaacattttaataaataataaataccATAACAATAGAGATTTGAAATAATGATGCCATAGTTAATGGTAGGTTATAATTAGAATCCAAATAAGTAAACGTATATTAGTTATTAGTCTTAAATTACCTTCTAACGTCAATGAactaaacaaacaaacaaaccacATTCCAACCTATTATATCAAGAGATACACGACAAACAAATTAGAACGTACAATGACTTTAGCTTCATCTATATGGATCTCACATAAACATAATTGAGTATATTAAGTAACTCCATATACTTAGATTCAACCAAAGTGTTATGCACATTTGATATAATTGGAGAAAATAATATCCAGACCTGCCATCATTTAATTAAAGACTttttatcatctaaaaatatcCTTCAAACCCTCATCGAACACAATTTCAATGGTCTCAAAGCATCCAACGCTAGACCCTAACCTGTCTATCAATGTCCCACGTTGCATCCATGTTTAGTTTCCAAAACACAGTcatttgtatgtatatatatatatatatatatatacatatgtgtATATATTGGTTTGGTGGGAAAAGAAATAATGAAGGTTTAGGGCAGTGTAGTGGTTGTGTGCATTATTTAGAAGCATGTGAAGTGCAGCCCCAAGTGTTGCGTGTGACTAAAGATTTTAGCCTTCTCTTCTACACAAACTTTCTCTCCAAATTCCTAATttcctttattattttctatttattaaaacctctttttattttcaacataattatttatattttaaattatacaaaagATTTTGTTATGAAATTTGATGAATTTCCGTCTTTAAACAAATTAGTAcgtttaattattatttaactaCATGTATATGTGTATTTTGGAATCGTCtaaaatgttttatttattaaatattagaTAATCAATCTAAATTATATTGAAATATTGTTAaacttaattttgaaattaagcattttgaaaatgtatttcaaatattttttttatattggtGCTGAAATTCACTTTGAGTTTGAGGCTAAATGAAAGGTTAAAAAATGAGGTGAGGTTGGTTGTGGTTGGACTTTTAGGTTAATGGCACACACCAAACTAATCATTTTTAACAATCTTTAATGTCTTTTTCTAATTGTAATTATCCAACAAATCTTAGAATTTTGTCTTTTGTGTTTGAGGAAACATCTTTTCATGTGATAAAAAATTCTCACCATTCTTTCAATTAAAGTAATATCAATCATTCATTTAATTCCTTTACActtcttttcaattttgaattGCAAATTTCACAATTCAAATGCTTTCCTAcctaaaattttgaatttgaatttgaatcaaaatttcatacgcaacaacattcatatttcAAACAATTTAACCATTAAAATATTGCCAcccaaattcaaatttgaaaaaaaaaaagaattttttttatttattatcctttttcttttatataaggaggagaagaagcagatattattttgaatttaagttAAAAGTTAAGACTTTATTATAATTAGACACATAATTTAAGAACTTAGGAGACACTAAAAAGACAAATATATGAAAGTTTAAAGTTGTAATTAAGaagaattaaaatatataagTGATAATTATTATGTGTTGAATTTGGTAGAGTTTGGTCGGATTGAGACAATTTTCCAAATTGCTTATAAAGCAGCCCCTAATCCTAATTCATCATATCATCGCATTTTAGTTTACTCAAACCTGACGCAAACCCTACCAAAATTTAATCCATTAATCCTTTTTCTTCCTCTACCTTAAATTATGGAGAGATTGAAGCAAATCCcccctttttcttttgtaaaaaatatattattatcaactttttttttattacttgTTTTGGTCAGGCAAAGGCATGCTGAAAGGGTCCTtccaaatttgaattcaaaattgcTTTAATTTCCCCAAATGAAGGATTCAAATTCTGCATACTAcaaaccaaaatttgaatccTTTGATGGGCCAATAATTCATTAGAGACCCAACTGGTAATGAACGTTTATTTGCATGaaggaatgaagaagaagaagaagaagcaaaatAACCTGAAATTTCATTACTTAAAAGCTCAGAATTTTGATGATGACTACAAATGAACTGCAAAAAGAATTACcaagaaatgaaaaaagaatgcaaaagagagaagaagagagGCAACATACGATGACGGACAAATGAGCACCTAAAACAACACTAAAACTTCACCTAAGCTTAAAAGTTTTGATGTCTCTTAAGTCCATATgatcagttttttttttttgtttgttttctcttcttcctcaaCTACTTTCTCatctaattaaaaataaaataaaataaaaaaaaaaaaaaaaaaaaaaaaaaaaaaaaaaaacctaaaaccTTTCCCAAGTTGCCCCCACCTTCCCCTGTACAAGAAAGACAACCACCTAAAAACTATTTCATACTAAACACAAACCAACCACACACACATCaaccttctttcttcttcttcacatgTAATCCATTGAAATTGCGCTGTTTGGGTTTGGAATCAGCTCCGGTTGCACGCTTATGGTGATTGCAGCTGTATTCTCGTCAGTCTTGTTTCTCATTTCAAGCACCTTTTTGTGGGAATTCGAGTGCAATGATGGTATGAACGTTGGACTCGCTGCTGGTCGGTACTCGGGGAAGAGTCTACCAGACTTATACCGAACACCACAGGCATTGCAAAGCGTTTTTGGCCCCATTGGTCCTGCCCGCCATTGTGGAGTTTTGGTTATCTCACAATGCATACATTTTCTTACCGATTGCGACGATGGCAAGTTTTGGTTTCCCGCTCCTGCCTCTAATGGGGGGGCAAGCGAAAAAGACAACTTGATTTTCTTGTTCTTAATCTTCTGTGTTCCTGAGGCAGCAGCACCATGCTTTGGCAATTTGACCGAAGGCCGGGACTCGGCGAAGTTCTCGGTGTCTGATGGGGCCTTTGGAACAAGCTGCAATGTTTGATCAGGGGTGGTTGTTTCGGTGACAGAGGAAGCAGGGGAAATAAGCTGAATTGGGGGCCGGGGATTGAAGGTTGCAGGGCGAGGGCGTTTGCTGCGTGCACGGCCACGCTGCTGACCAGGAGTGGCGACGGTTGGTTCAGGGCTACGGGGCTGCAGGGTCTTGTCACTAGAGCAAGAGCTGCTGCTTTCAAGAACAGAAACTGGGCTAGAGGTTTGGAATTGGTTATGTGTCAAATCCTTGGGCTCTTCTTTGTTCATTGTAAGACTTCCACCACAGAATGAATCCTCAACAAAGTTTGCAAGCCAATCCAATTGAACAATATCCTCATACTGCAAACAAACCAAATTATTAACTCACCTAATAAAACTCCCTAATGTTTTGAAAAAGTTTAAACTCAATTCCCCTAAGGTTTCATATAATACATTTGAGTAATACTTGTAAATAATGCAATGCAAACTCAATTAATGaacattttatttgtttcacaTAACAAAGTCCGAACCAAAACATGTGCCACTTGTCAACAGACAACAGTCACGTGCAtgtaaaaatgataataatttgAAGATAATATCATTCATTATATTGTGAAAATTatgttaaaatattatttattcaCTGACTTTCAACATATCATTCTCATATTATAATGAACACAGATCCCTAAAAAAGAGACTCGAGTGAAATGACTGAAGTACCCTTTTATTGAAAGGGGggattttgaaatttgaacgaatagaaagaaagaggaaaaagaaaacaaaagaaaagaaaagaaaagaaatcttaATTTAAATGAATTTCCATGTGTGTTTGGCGCCTACAATCAAGCGTAAAATGACAAAGCACCACCATACAATGGCCCCCACGTGTCCTGCCAGGTGGACATCCTAATCAATTAAAACATAATCTTGTCCATTTCTTACCCTAATTATTTCTATCTTATCACCACATCATATTAAATTCATTTCAAtccaaaagattaaaaaaaaaaaaaaacaaacaaaattctCAAAATTTACACCCAATGTCTTCATAATCAACGTCCCCTAGTccatttaatttgaaatttcaaatgtttaaatttCCTTTTGGGAAAATATGTTGCCATTATTTCAATTCTCCTTAGATTAAAACAATATTAcatttaaaaaggaaaataataataataataataataataataataataaattaatggaTTTCAAAATGAATAATGAATGTATATTCGACCGGGCCGGTTGTGTCGGCGGTCGGTTCAGAAGAGGAATGATAGAGACACCCGCGAGTGAACCGAAAGTGTAATAGTACTAACCGGAACAGAGAGCTCTGCCGACAAATCGGAGTTGCTATTGGCGGAGAATACCGAGTCGGAACCGGGTAGTGACTCGGAGTGAGTGGGCCAAATGGTTGGGAATGAGTTGGTCGAGTCACCGCCCTTCGCCGGAGGCAAACCGGCGTCGACATCCTCCACAGGAAAATCGAGAAGGTCGTCGATTTGGTCGAAGAAACTGCCGCAATCTATCTCATCGACGAAATTATTTCCGATCATTCTgtcaaatttgtttttcttttttcttttcttttcaccttgagaaaagaaattataaaataagagaaatgaagaggagaaaaagataaaatataagAAGAAGATTAAAGGGTGAGTTTTTAATAAGTTTGGTAAGtctgaaaaatattaaataaaaccGCGTAGCGTATGTTAGAAAAAAATCTGTACGTTATAATTCCATTACCTTTTTGGCTTTACCACTCCAAATTTAGGGAAAAACAATggggttttttcttctttttttttgttctttttctccAAAACATTCATGAAAATTGAAAGATAAGAGAAAGAACAAACCTTTTTATTTGAGAGTTTGTATTTGGTAAGGCAAAATTGGAAAATCTTAGCCTTGAGAACCTGCAAAAAAAGGAGTTGGAGAAGTGAGCTGAGTTTCAATTTATAATGGCGTTAGAATTaaggtttttatttttctcatttttttcagTTTCTAAAGAAAATGTAGTAGAAAGTAACTAAGATTGTTTTAATTCCAAAAAAACGAAACTGGGGTTATTGTAATTACTTTTGTCGGTTGAAAATTGGGGTTTTGTAAGATTCTAATTCCAATAGAACCCAAaagatacaaaatttaaaaccCTCAAATTTCGTTTCAAACTGATTTTCCTCCACATTCCAAGCCAATTTCAAAACGCccatttttcattaaattttcccctcaagaaaaaaaaaacccaatttCCATTGTCGCAAAGTAAAACCCCCCGCCGCATTGTTCTCACAATAAGTAATAATGTCTAACCCCAACACTCAAAATTGACCAAATTCAACAAACAAAACCCCCCCACAAAACCAgactaaaaaaaaaagctcaaaTTTTGAAGTGAAATGGTGAGGAGAatgaagaaaataagaaagacccATTGAAGGTAAAGAAAAACCCACCTGAAAACTGAACTAACAGGTCGAAATGGAGTCCATTAGAGAGCTGCAGAGAGAAGAGAAATGGGGGTTTTATGttctttagttttttgttttgttttgttttttttttttttccttttttttttctgaaagtTTTATGTATggatgaaagaaaaaagagaagaagaagggggaagagaaagagaagctaaaaaggaaaagaaaaatgggaTGTGGTTGTGTTGTGTGTAATGGTAGGTGAGGCTACTCCTTCATTGCTAGCTGTCTCTTTTCCCATTTTACCCTTTACCTCTCTTCTCTGTCTTGATGTTGAAGTCTTCCCCTTTCTCCCTCCTCTTATTACTCAATGGGTCCCAACTCCATTTCATCCCTCCACCACCGCTCTAACTAATTACTCTCTACAGATGGATGATCGGACTTTCGACCTTTATAAACGTTATCGTTGAGGTAaacttatttttaataatatctTTGGACTAATAATAGGGTAGATGTTGATGTTTAAATGAGTGAATTTATATACTCTTTTACATTGTATTTGTCTATTTGGATGTAGTTTAATGTTTAGGGTTCtttttcgtcttcttctttaAATTAACGAAGATATAGAGAGCTTGATTTATTGTCAATTTGAATGTACTAAATTAATGAAGTGCTTATTACTTTTAATAAAGTAGTTGTTGAATTTTGTAAGTTTTTATATTGAACTTCTTTAGTTCAACGTAACGAAACACTTTTAGTAAGTTAGCTAGGGTCGTATTTGCTTGATATATTTGATTCTAAAAAACTATACttgttttcttaaataaattCTATCAAGAACaatatttatttacatataTAATTCTCAAAACCAATACGATTATTAAACCACGTGGACTATTAGATTTTGTTAAtagaatttaaaagaaaatttattttctatatatatttatatatatcatTCTCTCCTCTTGTAATGTTAAAAGATTGTTAATAACTGAGATTAATGCAGAAGGGTATTAGAATTAGTTCAAAGTTTACAAGGAAGCTTGAATTCACAACAAGTTTTTAGGAACTTTTGAATTTTGGAAAAGCTAAAGTATTTCACACATTTCAACTctatatcttttcttttaagtttttaaaGCTATTACTTTTCCACTAGAGTttagttttatttgttttcataaacttttaaacaaaaatatattaaaaaagtaacaaATTGTTAAGAAATTTTTACAAAATGTAGCAAAATTTATCTAAcgttcatttaatttttttgctataatttataaataatttcatttcttgTTCTATCTATAAAAATtctcatattttatttaattagagtAATTATATATACTTCAAACAAAAAATCTCACATGTTATGCTCTTAATAATCCTTaatatgttgtttttttttctaaaaaatggttattttttcaattatatttaccagtgacatttaaaaaaaatgtaatttttaaaatttaaattagatttttttagGAAACGTTtccaaactatttataaaatatagcaaaattcatcTAACTCCCtttaataaaaaatacatattcttttactatattttataaataatttttttttctattcataacccttctctatttttttaaggtaaacaaaaaaaaaaactctaaaactAGGATTGAAAAACtaatcatttatatatatatatatataactttctAGGGAAAAAAAATGCTATTTTGA
This window encodes:
- the LOC103489464 gene encoding GATA transcription factor 8, which encodes MIGNNFVDEIDCGSFFDQIDDLLDFPVEDVDAGLPPAKGGDSTNSFPTIWPTHSESLPGSDSVFSANSNSDLSAELSVPYEDIVQLDWLANFVEDSFCGGSLTMNKEEPKDLTHNQFQTSSPVSVLESSSSCSSDKTLQPRSPEPTVATPGQQRGRARSKRPRPATFNPRPPIQLISPASSVTETTTPDQTLQLVPKAPSDTENFAESRPSVKLPKHGAAASGTQKIKNKKIKLSFSLAPPLEAGAGNQNLPSSQSVRKCMHCEITKTPQWRAGPMGPKTLCNACGVRYKSGRLFPEYRPAASPTFIPSLHSNSHKKVLEMRNKTDENTAAITISVQPELIPNPNSAISMDYM